From the Malus domestica chromosome 17, GDT2T_hap1 genome, one window contains:
- the LOC103432162 gene encoding protein MEI2-like 2 isoform X1, with protein sequence MVEKSVVISVHPIVGNSESGSMEKHLGDTIFGRSEGAFKVPSANNPRKSESKAWGTLRATEAYHESSNTSLFSSSLPVLPHEKLNFSVSEHFGQPVGDSLPKLNNVKHENEAKDPLENDESNAFRVMLPDDEDDLLAGITDDFDLRRLPNQLEEMEEYDLFGSGGGMELDYESQDSLGIGMSKLGISDGVVPNGIGLYALPNGVGAVAGEHPYGEHPSRTLFVRNINSNVEDSELRTLFEQYGDIRTLYTACKHRGFVMISYYDIRASRTAMRALQNKPLRRRKLDIHFSIPKDNPSEKDINQGTLVVFNLDASVSNDDLRQIFGAYGEVKEIRETPHKRHHKFIEFYDVRAAEAALRALNRSDIAGKRIKLEHSRPGGARRNLMQQLTQELEQEETRSFRHQVGSPVTNSPPGTWAHIGSPIEHNQYAFSKSPGLGSLSPDSNHLPGLASILPAHFSNSPKIAPIGKDQGRANHINQMYSNSPSTQGAAYQHSHSYPEQKLSASPGPISLGESNSTSSGIGTLSGPQFLWGSPSPSPYAEPNSSACPTSSAGHPFSSSGQGQGFPLTSRHGSFLSSHNHHVGSAPSGGVPLERHFGFFPESPETSFMNPAFGGMGLSRNSGNYMMNMGGRATLSAGVGLPGNITENGSPSFRMMSMPMHGPLYLGNGSYTGPAATINEMLADRGRSRRIENPGNQMDSKKQYQLDIDKIVSGEDTRTTLMIKNIPNKYTSKMLLAAIDENHRGTYDFLYLPIDFKNKCNVGYAFINMVSPTHIIAFYEAFNGKKWEKFNSEKVASLAYARIQGKTALVTHFQNSSLMNEDKRCRPILFHSEGQETTDQENYLSRNLNICIRQPDGSYSGDSLDSPKGDLDEKPENS encoded by the exons ATGGTAGAGAAATCTGTAGTGATATCAGTCCATCCGATCGTCGGCAATTCTG AAAGCGGTTCAATGGAGAAACATTTAGGGGATACGATATTTGGTCGTTCTGAAG GGGCCTTCAAGGTTCCATCTGCTAACAATCCTAGAAAATCTGAAAGTAAAGCATGGGGGACCCTTCGTGCAACTGAGGCATACCATGAATCAAGTAATACTAGCTTGTTTTCGAGTTCGTTACCTGTCCTTCCACATGAAAAGT TGAACTTTTCTGTTTCGGAGCATTTTGGTCAGCCTGTTGGtgatagtttacccaaattaaACAATGTCAAGCATGAAAATGAGGCTAAGGATCCACTTGAAAATGATGAATCAAATGCATTCAGGGTCATGCTTcctgatgatgaagatgatctCTTAGCAGGCATAACAGATGATTTTGATCTAAGACGATTGCCTAATCAGCTGGAGGAGATGGAAGAGTACGATCTGTTTGGAAGTGGAGGTGGAATGGAATTGGATTATGAGTCCCAGGATAGCCTTGGTATTGGCATGTCAAAACTAGGCATATCTGATGGGGTTGTTCCAAATGGGATTGGTCTTTATGCCCTTCCAAACGGTGTGGGAGCCGTGGCTGGGGAGCACCCGTATGGAGAGCATCCATCTAGAACCTTGTTTGTTAGAAATATCAACAGTAATGTTGAGGACTCTGAATTGAGAACTCTATTTGAG CAATATGGGGATATCAGAACTTTATACACTGCATGCAAGCATAGGGGCTTCGTGATGATATCTTACTACGACATCCGAGCCTCTCGCACTGCAATGCGTGCGTTACAGAACAAGCCCTTGAGACGGAGGAAACTCGACATTCATTTTTCAATTCCCAAG GACAACCCGTCAGAAAAGGATATCAACCAAGGAACTCTTGTGGTGTTTAATTTGGATGCATCAGTGTCAAATGATGACCTTCGACAGATATTTGGGGCTTACGGGGAAGTCAAAGAG ATCCGGGAAACCCCACACAAGAGACATCATAAATTCATTGAGTTTTATGATGTTAGAGCTGCAGAGGCAGCTTTAAGGGCATTAAATAGGAGTGACATAGCTGGGAAACGCATAAAACTCGAACACAGCCGCCCTGGTGGAGCACGTAGAAA CTTGATGCAACAACTTACTCAAGAGCTTGAACAAGAAGAAACTCGGAGTTTCAGGCATCAAGTGGGTTCACCTGTGACCAACTCTCCTCCAG GTACCTGGGCACATATTGGAAGCCCCATTGAGCATAATCAGTATGCTTTTAGTAAGTCTCCGGGTCTGGGAAGCCTCAGTCCAGACAGTAACCATTTGCCTGGGTTAGCTTCGATTCTCCCAGCTCATTTTTCTAACTCTCCAAAGATTGCGCCTATTGGTAAGGACCAAGGAAGGGCAAACCATATAAATCAGATGTATAGCAACTCTCCATCAACACAAGGAGCAGCGTATCAGCATTCTCATTCGTATCCAGAGCAGAAATTAAGCGCAAGTCCAGGTCCCATCTCATTGGGTGAGTCAAATTCAACTTCGTCAGGGATTGGAACTTTGTCAGGTCCTCAGTTTCTCTGGGGCAGTCCATCTCCATCTCCTTATGCTGAGCCTAATTCTTCTGCCTGCCCAACCTCGTCTGCGGGGCATCCATTTTCATCCAGTGGACAGGGGCAAGGCTTTCCATTGACCAGCCGGCATGGCTCTTTCCTCAGTTCACACAACCATCATGTGGGATCTGCTCCATCCGGTGGTGTTCCTCTAGAGAGGCATTTTGGCTTTTTCCCAGAGTCACCAGAAACATCCTTCATGAATCCAGCGTTTGGGGGCATGGGTTTAAGTCGCAACAGTGGGAATTACATGATGAACATGGGTGGTCGTGCAACTTTGAGTGCTGGTGTTGGTCTTCCTGGAAACATTACTGAAAATGGCTCACCTAGTTTCAGAATGATGTCAATGCCAATGCATGGTCCTTTGTACCTTGGGAATGGTTCATATACTGGACCTGCAGCAACCATTAATGAGATGTTGGCTGATCGTGGTAGAAGTCGGCGAATAGAGAATCCTGGGAATCAGATGGATAGCAAAAAGCAGTATCAACTTGATATAGATAAAATTGTCAGTGGGGAAGATACTAGGACTACTTTAATGATAAAAAACATCCCGAACAA GTACACTTCCAAAATGTTGCTGGCTGCTATTGATGAAAACCATCGTGGTACATACGACTTTCTCTACTTGCCAATTGACTTTAAG aaTAAGTGCAATGTGGGTTATGCTTTCATAAATATGGTGTCTCCTACCCACATTATAGCCTTTTATGAG GCATTTAATGGGAAGAAGTGGGAGAAGTTTAACAGTGAAAAAGTTGCTTCATTGGCATATGCACGAATCCAGGGCAAAACTGCCCTTGTGACTCATTTTCAGAATTCAAGCCTAATGAATGAGGACAAGCGTTGCCGGCCCATTCTCTTCCACTCGGAGGGCCAAGAGACTACTGACCAG GAAAATTACCTTTCCAGAAATTTGAACATATGTATTCGGCAGCCAGATGGATCTTACTCAGGAGACTCATTGGACAGCCCAAAGGGGGATCTGGATGAGAAGCCAGAGAACAGTTAA
- the LOC103432162 gene encoding protein MEI2-like 2 isoform X7: protein MEKHLGDTIFGRSEGAFKVPSANNPRKSESKAWGTLRATEAYHESSNTSLFSSSLPVLPHEKLNFSVSEHFGQPVGDSLPKLNNVKHENEAKDPLENDESNAFRVMLPDDEDDLLAGITDDFDLRRLPNQLEEMEEYDLFGSGGGMELDYESQDSLGIGMSKLGISDGVVPNGIGLYALPNGVGAVAGEHPYGEHPSRTLFVRNINSNVEDSELRTLFEQYGDIRTLYTACKHRGFVMISYYDIRASRTAMRALQNKPLRRRKLDIHFSIPKDNPSEKDINQGTLVVFNLDASVSNDDLRQIFGAYGEVKEIRETPHKRHHKFIEFYDVRAAEAALRALNRSDIAGKRIKLEHSRPGGARRNLMQQLTQELEQEETRSFRHQVGSPVTNSPPGTWAHIGSPIEHNQYAFSKSPGLGSLSPDSNHLPGLASILPAHFSNSPKIAPIGKDQGRANHINQMYSNSPSTQGAAYQHSHSYPEQKLSASPGPISLGESNSTSSGIGTLSGPQFLWGSPSPSPYAEPNSSACPTSSAGHPFSSSGQGQGFPLTSRHGSFLSSHNHHVGSAPSGGVPLERHFGFFPESPETSFMNPAFGGMGLSRNSGNYMMNMGGRATLSAGVGLPGNITENGSPSFRMMSMPMHGPLYLGNGSYTGPAATINEMLADRGRSRRIENPGNQMDSKKQYQLDIDKIVSGEDTRTTLMIKNIPNKYTSKMLLAAIDENHRGTYDFLYLPIDFKNKCNVGYAFINMVSPTHIIAFYEAFNGKKWEKFNSEKVASLAYARIQGKTALVTHFQNSSLMNEDKRCRPILFHSEGQETTDQYVCQSSRKITFPEI from the exons ATGGAGAAACATTTAGGGGATACGATATTTGGTCGTTCTGAAG GGGCCTTCAAGGTTCCATCTGCTAACAATCCTAGAAAATCTGAAAGTAAAGCATGGGGGACCCTTCGTGCAACTGAGGCATACCATGAATCAAGTAATACTAGCTTGTTTTCGAGTTCGTTACCTGTCCTTCCACATGAAAAGT TGAACTTTTCTGTTTCGGAGCATTTTGGTCAGCCTGTTGGtgatagtttacccaaattaaACAATGTCAAGCATGAAAATGAGGCTAAGGATCCACTTGAAAATGATGAATCAAATGCATTCAGGGTCATGCTTcctgatgatgaagatgatctCTTAGCAGGCATAACAGATGATTTTGATCTAAGACGATTGCCTAATCAGCTGGAGGAGATGGAAGAGTACGATCTGTTTGGAAGTGGAGGTGGAATGGAATTGGATTATGAGTCCCAGGATAGCCTTGGTATTGGCATGTCAAAACTAGGCATATCTGATGGGGTTGTTCCAAATGGGATTGGTCTTTATGCCCTTCCAAACGGTGTGGGAGCCGTGGCTGGGGAGCACCCGTATGGAGAGCATCCATCTAGAACCTTGTTTGTTAGAAATATCAACAGTAATGTTGAGGACTCTGAATTGAGAACTCTATTTGAG CAATATGGGGATATCAGAACTTTATACACTGCATGCAAGCATAGGGGCTTCGTGATGATATCTTACTACGACATCCGAGCCTCTCGCACTGCAATGCGTGCGTTACAGAACAAGCCCTTGAGACGGAGGAAACTCGACATTCATTTTTCAATTCCCAAG GACAACCCGTCAGAAAAGGATATCAACCAAGGAACTCTTGTGGTGTTTAATTTGGATGCATCAGTGTCAAATGATGACCTTCGACAGATATTTGGGGCTTACGGGGAAGTCAAAGAG ATCCGGGAAACCCCACACAAGAGACATCATAAATTCATTGAGTTTTATGATGTTAGAGCTGCAGAGGCAGCTTTAAGGGCATTAAATAGGAGTGACATAGCTGGGAAACGCATAAAACTCGAACACAGCCGCCCTGGTGGAGCACGTAGAAA CTTGATGCAACAACTTACTCAAGAGCTTGAACAAGAAGAAACTCGGAGTTTCAGGCATCAAGTGGGTTCACCTGTGACCAACTCTCCTCCAG GTACCTGGGCACATATTGGAAGCCCCATTGAGCATAATCAGTATGCTTTTAGTAAGTCTCCGGGTCTGGGAAGCCTCAGTCCAGACAGTAACCATTTGCCTGGGTTAGCTTCGATTCTCCCAGCTCATTTTTCTAACTCTCCAAAGATTGCGCCTATTGGTAAGGACCAAGGAAGGGCAAACCATATAAATCAGATGTATAGCAACTCTCCATCAACACAAGGAGCAGCGTATCAGCATTCTCATTCGTATCCAGAGCAGAAATTAAGCGCAAGTCCAGGTCCCATCTCATTGGGTGAGTCAAATTCAACTTCGTCAGGGATTGGAACTTTGTCAGGTCCTCAGTTTCTCTGGGGCAGTCCATCTCCATCTCCTTATGCTGAGCCTAATTCTTCTGCCTGCCCAACCTCGTCTGCGGGGCATCCATTTTCATCCAGTGGACAGGGGCAAGGCTTTCCATTGACCAGCCGGCATGGCTCTTTCCTCAGTTCACACAACCATCATGTGGGATCTGCTCCATCCGGTGGTGTTCCTCTAGAGAGGCATTTTGGCTTTTTCCCAGAGTCACCAGAAACATCCTTCATGAATCCAGCGTTTGGGGGCATGGGTTTAAGTCGCAACAGTGGGAATTACATGATGAACATGGGTGGTCGTGCAACTTTGAGTGCTGGTGTTGGTCTTCCTGGAAACATTACTGAAAATGGCTCACCTAGTTTCAGAATGATGTCAATGCCAATGCATGGTCCTTTGTACCTTGGGAATGGTTCATATACTGGACCTGCAGCAACCATTAATGAGATGTTGGCTGATCGTGGTAGAAGTCGGCGAATAGAGAATCCTGGGAATCAGATGGATAGCAAAAAGCAGTATCAACTTGATATAGATAAAATTGTCAGTGGGGAAGATACTAGGACTACTTTAATGATAAAAAACATCCCGAACAA GTACACTTCCAAAATGTTGCTGGCTGCTATTGATGAAAACCATCGTGGTACATACGACTTTCTCTACTTGCCAATTGACTTTAAG aaTAAGTGCAATGTGGGTTATGCTTTCATAAATATGGTGTCTCCTACCCACATTATAGCCTTTTATGAG GCATTTAATGGGAAGAAGTGGGAGAAGTTTAACAGTGAAAAAGTTGCTTCATTGGCATATGCACGAATCCAGGGCAAAACTGCCCTTGTGACTCATTTTCAGAATTCAAGCCTAATGAATGAGGACAAGCGTTGCCGGCCCATTCTCTTCCACTCGGAGGGCCAAGAGACTACTGACCAG TATGTTTGTCAATCCTCCAGGAAAATTACCTTTCCAGAAATTTGA
- the LOC103432162 gene encoding protein MEI2-like 2 isoform X8, with the protein MEKHLGDTIFGRSEGAFKVPSANNPRKSESKAWGTLRATEAYHESMNFSVSEHFGQPVGDSLPKLNNVKHENEAKDPLENDESNAFRVMLPDDEDDLLAGITDDFDLRRLPNQLEEMEEYDLFGSGGGMELDYESQDSLGIGMSKLGISDGVVPNGIGLYALPNGVGAVAGEHPYGEHPSRTLFVRNINSNVEDSELRTLFEQYGDIRTLYTACKHRGFVMISYYDIRASRTAMRALQNKPLRRRKLDIHFSIPKDNPSEKDINQGTLVVFNLDASVSNDDLRQIFGAYGEVKEIRETPHKRHHKFIEFYDVRAAEAALRALNRSDIAGKRIKLEHSRPGGARRNLMQQLTQELEQEETRSFRHQVGSPVTNSPPGTWAHIGSPIEHNQYAFSKSPGLGSLSPDSNHLPGLASILPAHFSNSPKIAPIGKDQGRANHINQMYSNSPSTQGAAYQHSHSYPEQKLSASPGPISLGESNSTSSGIGTLSGPQFLWGSPSPSPYAEPNSSACPTSSAGHPFSSSGQGQGFPLTSRHGSFLSSHNHHVGSAPSGGVPLERHFGFFPESPETSFMNPAFGGMGLSRNSGNYMMNMGGRATLSAGVGLPGNITENGSPSFRMMSMPMHGPLYLGNGSYTGPAATINEMLADRGRSRRIENPGNQMDSKKQYQLDIDKIVSGEDTRTTLMIKNIPNKYTSKMLLAAIDENHRGTYDFLYLPIDFKNKCNVGYAFINMVSPTHIIAFYEAFNGKKWEKFNSEKVASLAYARIQGKTALVTHFQNSSLMNEDKRCRPILFHSEGQETTDQYVCQSSRKITFPEI; encoded by the exons ATGGAGAAACATTTAGGGGATACGATATTTGGTCGTTCTGAAG GGGCCTTCAAGGTTCCATCTGCTAACAATCCTAGAAAATCTGAAAGTAAAGCATGGGGGACCCTTCGTGCAACTGAGGCATACCATGAATCAA TGAACTTTTCTGTTTCGGAGCATTTTGGTCAGCCTGTTGGtgatagtttacccaaattaaACAATGTCAAGCATGAAAATGAGGCTAAGGATCCACTTGAAAATGATGAATCAAATGCATTCAGGGTCATGCTTcctgatgatgaagatgatctCTTAGCAGGCATAACAGATGATTTTGATCTAAGACGATTGCCTAATCAGCTGGAGGAGATGGAAGAGTACGATCTGTTTGGAAGTGGAGGTGGAATGGAATTGGATTATGAGTCCCAGGATAGCCTTGGTATTGGCATGTCAAAACTAGGCATATCTGATGGGGTTGTTCCAAATGGGATTGGTCTTTATGCCCTTCCAAACGGTGTGGGAGCCGTGGCTGGGGAGCACCCGTATGGAGAGCATCCATCTAGAACCTTGTTTGTTAGAAATATCAACAGTAATGTTGAGGACTCTGAATTGAGAACTCTATTTGAG CAATATGGGGATATCAGAACTTTATACACTGCATGCAAGCATAGGGGCTTCGTGATGATATCTTACTACGACATCCGAGCCTCTCGCACTGCAATGCGTGCGTTACAGAACAAGCCCTTGAGACGGAGGAAACTCGACATTCATTTTTCAATTCCCAAG GACAACCCGTCAGAAAAGGATATCAACCAAGGAACTCTTGTGGTGTTTAATTTGGATGCATCAGTGTCAAATGATGACCTTCGACAGATATTTGGGGCTTACGGGGAAGTCAAAGAG ATCCGGGAAACCCCACACAAGAGACATCATAAATTCATTGAGTTTTATGATGTTAGAGCTGCAGAGGCAGCTTTAAGGGCATTAAATAGGAGTGACATAGCTGGGAAACGCATAAAACTCGAACACAGCCGCCCTGGTGGAGCACGTAGAAA CTTGATGCAACAACTTACTCAAGAGCTTGAACAAGAAGAAACTCGGAGTTTCAGGCATCAAGTGGGTTCACCTGTGACCAACTCTCCTCCAG GTACCTGGGCACATATTGGAAGCCCCATTGAGCATAATCAGTATGCTTTTAGTAAGTCTCCGGGTCTGGGAAGCCTCAGTCCAGACAGTAACCATTTGCCTGGGTTAGCTTCGATTCTCCCAGCTCATTTTTCTAACTCTCCAAAGATTGCGCCTATTGGTAAGGACCAAGGAAGGGCAAACCATATAAATCAGATGTATAGCAACTCTCCATCAACACAAGGAGCAGCGTATCAGCATTCTCATTCGTATCCAGAGCAGAAATTAAGCGCAAGTCCAGGTCCCATCTCATTGGGTGAGTCAAATTCAACTTCGTCAGGGATTGGAACTTTGTCAGGTCCTCAGTTTCTCTGGGGCAGTCCATCTCCATCTCCTTATGCTGAGCCTAATTCTTCTGCCTGCCCAACCTCGTCTGCGGGGCATCCATTTTCATCCAGTGGACAGGGGCAAGGCTTTCCATTGACCAGCCGGCATGGCTCTTTCCTCAGTTCACACAACCATCATGTGGGATCTGCTCCATCCGGTGGTGTTCCTCTAGAGAGGCATTTTGGCTTTTTCCCAGAGTCACCAGAAACATCCTTCATGAATCCAGCGTTTGGGGGCATGGGTTTAAGTCGCAACAGTGGGAATTACATGATGAACATGGGTGGTCGTGCAACTTTGAGTGCTGGTGTTGGTCTTCCTGGAAACATTACTGAAAATGGCTCACCTAGTTTCAGAATGATGTCAATGCCAATGCATGGTCCTTTGTACCTTGGGAATGGTTCATATACTGGACCTGCAGCAACCATTAATGAGATGTTGGCTGATCGTGGTAGAAGTCGGCGAATAGAGAATCCTGGGAATCAGATGGATAGCAAAAAGCAGTATCAACTTGATATAGATAAAATTGTCAGTGGGGAAGATACTAGGACTACTTTAATGATAAAAAACATCCCGAACAA GTACACTTCCAAAATGTTGCTGGCTGCTATTGATGAAAACCATCGTGGTACATACGACTTTCTCTACTTGCCAATTGACTTTAAG aaTAAGTGCAATGTGGGTTATGCTTTCATAAATATGGTGTCTCCTACCCACATTATAGCCTTTTATGAG GCATTTAATGGGAAGAAGTGGGAGAAGTTTAACAGTGAAAAAGTTGCTTCATTGGCATATGCACGAATCCAGGGCAAAACTGCCCTTGTGACTCATTTTCAGAATTCAAGCCTAATGAATGAGGACAAGCGTTGCCGGCCCATTCTCTTCCACTCGGAGGGCCAAGAGACTACTGACCAG TATGTTTGTCAATCCTCCAGGAAAATTACCTTTCCAGAAATTTGA
- the LOC103432162 gene encoding protein MEI2-like 2 isoform X5 produces MVEKSVVISVHPIVGNSESGSMEKHLGDTIFGRSEGAFKVPSANNPRKSESKAWGTLRATEAYHESSNTSLFSSSLPVLPHEKLNFSVSEHFGQPVGDSLPKLNNVKHENEAKDPLENDESNAFRVMLPDDEDDLLAGITDDFDLRRLPNQLEEMEEYDLFGSGGGMELDYESQDSLGIGMSKLGISDGVVPNGIGLYALPNGVGAVAGEHPYGEHPSRTLFVRNINSNVEDSELRTLFEQYGDIRTLYTACKHRGFVMISYYDIRASRTAMRALQNKPLRRRKLDIHFSIPKDNPSEKDINQGTLVVFNLDASVSNDDLRQIFGAYGEVKEIRETPHKRHHKFIEFYDVRAAEAALRALNRSDIAGKRIKLEHSRPGGARRNLMQQLTQELEQEETRSFRHQVGSPVTNSPPGTWAHIGSPIEHNQYAFSKSPGLGSLSPDSNHLPGLASILPAHFSNSPKIAPIGKDQGRANHINQMYSNSPSTQGAAYQHSHSYPEQKLSASPGPISLGESNSTSSGIGTLSGPQFLWGSPSPSPYAEPNSSACPTSSAGHPFSSSGQGQGFPLTSRHGSFLSSHNHHVGSAPSGGVPLERHFGFFPESPETSFMNPAFGGMGLSRNSGNYMMNMGGRATLSAGVGLPGNITENGSPSFRMMSMPMHGPLYLGNGSYTGPAATINEMLADRGRSRRIENPGNQMDSKKQYQLDIDKIVSGEDTRTTLMIKNIPNKYTSKMLLAAIDENHRGTYDFLYLPIDFKNKCNVGYAFINMVSPTHIIAFYEAFNGKKWEKFNSEKVASLAYARIQGKTALVTHFQNSSLMNEDKRCRPILFHSEGQETTDQYVCQSSRKITFPEI; encoded by the exons ATGGTAGAGAAATCTGTAGTGATATCAGTCCATCCGATCGTCGGCAATTCTG AAAGCGGTTCAATGGAGAAACATTTAGGGGATACGATATTTGGTCGTTCTGAAG GGGCCTTCAAGGTTCCATCTGCTAACAATCCTAGAAAATCTGAAAGTAAAGCATGGGGGACCCTTCGTGCAACTGAGGCATACCATGAATCAAGTAATACTAGCTTGTTTTCGAGTTCGTTACCTGTCCTTCCACATGAAAAGT TGAACTTTTCTGTTTCGGAGCATTTTGGTCAGCCTGTTGGtgatagtttacccaaattaaACAATGTCAAGCATGAAAATGAGGCTAAGGATCCACTTGAAAATGATGAATCAAATGCATTCAGGGTCATGCTTcctgatgatgaagatgatctCTTAGCAGGCATAACAGATGATTTTGATCTAAGACGATTGCCTAATCAGCTGGAGGAGATGGAAGAGTACGATCTGTTTGGAAGTGGAGGTGGAATGGAATTGGATTATGAGTCCCAGGATAGCCTTGGTATTGGCATGTCAAAACTAGGCATATCTGATGGGGTTGTTCCAAATGGGATTGGTCTTTATGCCCTTCCAAACGGTGTGGGAGCCGTGGCTGGGGAGCACCCGTATGGAGAGCATCCATCTAGAACCTTGTTTGTTAGAAATATCAACAGTAATGTTGAGGACTCTGAATTGAGAACTCTATTTGAG CAATATGGGGATATCAGAACTTTATACACTGCATGCAAGCATAGGGGCTTCGTGATGATATCTTACTACGACATCCGAGCCTCTCGCACTGCAATGCGTGCGTTACAGAACAAGCCCTTGAGACGGAGGAAACTCGACATTCATTTTTCAATTCCCAAG GACAACCCGTCAGAAAAGGATATCAACCAAGGAACTCTTGTGGTGTTTAATTTGGATGCATCAGTGTCAAATGATGACCTTCGACAGATATTTGGGGCTTACGGGGAAGTCAAAGAG ATCCGGGAAACCCCACACAAGAGACATCATAAATTCATTGAGTTTTATGATGTTAGAGCTGCAGAGGCAGCTTTAAGGGCATTAAATAGGAGTGACATAGCTGGGAAACGCATAAAACTCGAACACAGCCGCCCTGGTGGAGCACGTAGAAA CTTGATGCAACAACTTACTCAAGAGCTTGAACAAGAAGAAACTCGGAGTTTCAGGCATCAAGTGGGTTCACCTGTGACCAACTCTCCTCCAG GTACCTGGGCACATATTGGAAGCCCCATTGAGCATAATCAGTATGCTTTTAGTAAGTCTCCGGGTCTGGGAAGCCTCAGTCCAGACAGTAACCATTTGCCTGGGTTAGCTTCGATTCTCCCAGCTCATTTTTCTAACTCTCCAAAGATTGCGCCTATTGGTAAGGACCAAGGAAGGGCAAACCATATAAATCAGATGTATAGCAACTCTCCATCAACACAAGGAGCAGCGTATCAGCATTCTCATTCGTATCCAGAGCAGAAATTAAGCGCAAGTCCAGGTCCCATCTCATTGGGTGAGTCAAATTCAACTTCGTCAGGGATTGGAACTTTGTCAGGTCCTCAGTTTCTCTGGGGCAGTCCATCTCCATCTCCTTATGCTGAGCCTAATTCTTCTGCCTGCCCAACCTCGTCTGCGGGGCATCCATTTTCATCCAGTGGACAGGGGCAAGGCTTTCCATTGACCAGCCGGCATGGCTCTTTCCTCAGTTCACACAACCATCATGTGGGATCTGCTCCATCCGGTGGTGTTCCTCTAGAGAGGCATTTTGGCTTTTTCCCAGAGTCACCAGAAACATCCTTCATGAATCCAGCGTTTGGGGGCATGGGTTTAAGTCGCAACAGTGGGAATTACATGATGAACATGGGTGGTCGTGCAACTTTGAGTGCTGGTGTTGGTCTTCCTGGAAACATTACTGAAAATGGCTCACCTAGTTTCAGAATGATGTCAATGCCAATGCATGGTCCTTTGTACCTTGGGAATGGTTCATATACTGGACCTGCAGCAACCATTAATGAGATGTTGGCTGATCGTGGTAGAAGTCGGCGAATAGAGAATCCTGGGAATCAGATGGATAGCAAAAAGCAGTATCAACTTGATATAGATAAAATTGTCAGTGGGGAAGATACTAGGACTACTTTAATGATAAAAAACATCCCGAACAA GTACACTTCCAAAATGTTGCTGGCTGCTATTGATGAAAACCATCGTGGTACATACGACTTTCTCTACTTGCCAATTGACTTTAAG aaTAAGTGCAATGTGGGTTATGCTTTCATAAATATGGTGTCTCCTACCCACATTATAGCCTTTTATGAG GCATTTAATGGGAAGAAGTGGGAGAAGTTTAACAGTGAAAAAGTTGCTTCATTGGCATATGCACGAATCCAGGGCAAAACTGCCCTTGTGACTCATTTTCAGAATTCAAGCCTAATGAATGAGGACAAGCGTTGCCGGCCCATTCTCTTCCACTCGGAGGGCCAAGAGACTACTGACCAG TATGTTTGTCAATCCTCCAGGAAAATTACCTTTCCAGAAATTTGA